A genome region from Micromonospora peucetia includes the following:
- a CDS encoding M28 family peptidase, with the protein MKRRVLTAGVALAVLTGAAALAGMPASAAPAQSAAAPAPAAQSLAAPDIAVANVQAHLTQFQTIATQNGGNRRAGTAGYTASLTYVKTKLQAAGYTVTEQVCTDCTYRSNNLIAEWPGGPADQVVMFGAHLDGVSAGPGMNDNGSGSSALLENALVLAQQNPAMTKRVRFAWWTDEEQGLNGSDFYVRSLSTVQKGYIKGYYNFDMVGSTNGGYFINRITSTTAAPLKAYWDSLNIQPEENVEGQGRSDDYSFQQAGIQTSGYASGASARKTTAQAAKWGGTSGSAYDPCYHRSCDTTSNVSATVLNRSADGIAYAIWQTAVGTVTNDFSVAVSPTSGSVQPGASTTATVSTATTSGTAQTVGLSATGAPAGVSVSFSPSSVTSGGSATMTVSASASAPAGTYTVTVTGAGSGGVSRSASYTLTVGGGGGCAGGQVIGNSGFENGTSPWTASSGVITNDSAQPARSGSYKAWLAGSGTTRTETLSQSVTIPAGCASYTLSFWLHIDTAETTSSTAYDRLVVQVGSATLATYSNLNAAAGYVQRSFNVAAYAGQTVTVKFTGTEDYSLQTSFVVDDVTLQAS; encoded by the coding sequence ATGAAGCGAAGAGTCCTGACCGCCGGCGTCGCGCTCGCCGTGCTCACCGGCGCGGCGGCGCTGGCCGGCATGCCGGCGTCGGCCGCCCCGGCGCAGTCCGCCGCCGCGCCCGCGCCCGCCGCGCAGTCCCTGGCCGCGCCGGACATCGCGGTGGCCAACGTCCAGGCCCACCTCACGCAGTTCCAGACCATCGCCACCCAGAACGGCGGCAACCGGCGGGCCGGCACCGCCGGCTACACGGCCTCCCTCACGTACGTCAAGACGAAGCTCCAGGCCGCCGGGTACACGGTGACCGAGCAGGTCTGCACCGACTGCACGTACCGGTCGAACAACCTGATCGCCGAGTGGCCCGGCGGCCCCGCCGACCAGGTCGTCATGTTCGGCGCGCACCTCGACGGCGTGTCCGCGGGCCCGGGCATGAACGACAACGGCTCCGGCTCGTCGGCGCTGCTGGAGAACGCGCTGGTGCTGGCCCAGCAGAACCCGGCCATGACCAAGCGGGTCCGGTTCGCCTGGTGGACCGACGAGGAGCAGGGCCTCAACGGCTCCGACTTCTACGTCCGTTCCCTCAGCACCGTCCAGAAGGGCTACATCAAGGGCTACTACAACTTCGACATGGTCGGCTCCACCAACGGTGGCTACTTCATCAACCGGATCACCTCCACCACCGCCGCGCCGCTCAAGGCGTACTGGGACTCGCTGAACATCCAGCCGGAGGAGAACGTCGAGGGCCAGGGCCGCTCCGACGACTACTCGTTCCAGCAGGCCGGCATCCAGACCTCCGGGTACGCCTCGGGCGCCAGCGCCCGGAAGACCACGGCGCAGGCGGCCAAGTGGGGCGGCACGTCCGGCTCGGCGTACGACCCGTGCTACCACCGGTCCTGCGACACCACCTCGAACGTCAGCGCCACGGTGCTCAACCGCAGCGCCGACGGGATCGCGTACGCCATCTGGCAGACCGCCGTGGGCACGGTCACCAACGACTTCTCGGTCGCGGTGAGCCCGACGTCGGGTTCGGTGCAGCCGGGCGCGTCGACCACGGCGACGGTGAGCACGGCCACCACCAGCGGCACCGCCCAGACGGTCGGCCTGTCGGCGACCGGCGCCCCGGCCGGGGTCTCCGTGTCGTTCAGCCCGTCGTCGGTCACCTCCGGCGGCTCCGCCACCATGACGGTCAGCGCGTCGGCCTCGGCCCCGGCGGGCACCTACACCGTCACGGTCACCGGCGCGGGCTCCGGCGGGGTGTCGCGCTCCGCCAGCTACACCCTGACCGTCGGTGGGGGTGGTGGTTGCGCCGGTGGGCAGGTGATCGGCAACAGTGGGTTCGAGAACGGGACGTCGCCGTGGACGGCGTCGTCTGGAGTGATCACGAACGACAGCGCCCAGCCGGCCCGGTCGGGCTCGTACAAGGCGTGGCTGGCCGGCTCCGGCACGACGCGGACGGAAACCCTGTCGCAGTCGGTGACGATCCCGGCGGGATGTGCCAGCTACACGTTGTCGTTCTGGTTGCACATCGACACGGCCGAGACGACGTCGAGCACGGCGTACGACCGGCTGGTGGTGCAGGTGGGGTCGGCGACGCTGGCGACGTACTCGAACCTGAACGCGGCGGCGGGCTACGTGCAGCGGTCGTTCAACGTGGCGGCGTACGCGGGGCAGACGGTGACGGTGAAGTTCACCGGCACGGAGGACTACTCGTTGCAGACCAGCTTCGTCGTCGACGACGTCACCCTCCAGGCCAGCTAG
- a CDS encoding RsmB/NOP family class I SAM-dependent RNA methyltransferase gives MTSPTERPTGDRHSAGRPGERPDGERFGGERSGGRGERSGGDRFGGRGERASGGQRGDRPARGGQWGDRAGGDRRDGGRRPVRPAADLPRQVAYEAVAAVHRDDAYANLVLPLFLRDAGLTGRDAAFATELTYGTLRHLGTIDAILSDAAGRDVQRIDPPVRDALRLGAYQLLHTRVPAHAAVSSTVDLVRAVGPGATGFANAVLREVSGRDADAWVAKLAPSAESDPIGHLALAYSHPQWIVRAFAEALGGDLGETTRLLIENNERPPVHLCARPGLADAAELADAAGGAPGAFSPYAVYLAGGAPGDLPAIAQGRAHVQDEGSQLVANALAVAPLDGPDGHWLDLCAGPGGKSGLLGALAAQRDARVTAVEVSEHRARLVTQATRGLPVTVLNIDGRTVGADPDLPEGHFDRVLVDAPCTGLGSLRRRPESRWRRQPSDLPPLTRLQRELLAAALRATRPGGLVAYVTCSPHTVETHVTVTEAARRSGVPVDFVDARPLLPAGMPGLGAGPTVQLWPHRHGTDAMFLAMLRRT, from the coding sequence GTGACGAGCCCTACGGAACGGCCCACGGGCGACCGTCACTCCGCCGGACGACCCGGCGAGCGACCCGACGGTGAGCGGTTCGGCGGCGAGCGTTCCGGTGGGCGCGGTGAGCGATCCGGTGGTGACCGGTTCGGTGGGCGCGGTGAGCGTGCCTCGGGCGGCCAGCGCGGCGATCGGCCGGCGCGGGGCGGCCAGTGGGGCGACCGGGCCGGCGGTGACCGCCGCGACGGCGGCCGGCGCCCGGTTCGTCCGGCGGCGGACCTGCCCCGCCAGGTGGCCTACGAGGCGGTCGCGGCGGTGCACCGGGACGACGCGTACGCGAACCTGGTGCTTCCGTTGTTCCTGCGGGACGCCGGGCTGACCGGCCGGGACGCCGCCTTCGCCACCGAGCTGACCTACGGCACGCTGCGGCACCTCGGCACCATCGACGCGATCCTCAGCGACGCCGCCGGGCGGGACGTGCAGCGCATCGACCCGCCGGTGCGCGACGCGCTGCGGCTCGGGGCGTACCAACTCCTGCACACCCGGGTGCCGGCGCACGCCGCGGTCTCCTCGACCGTCGACCTGGTCCGGGCGGTGGGCCCCGGCGCGACGGGCTTCGCCAACGCGGTGCTGCGCGAGGTTTCCGGCCGGGACGCCGACGCCTGGGTGGCCAAGCTGGCCCCGTCGGCGGAGAGCGACCCGATCGGCCACCTCGCCCTGGCGTACAGCCATCCGCAGTGGATCGTGCGGGCCTTCGCCGAGGCGCTCGGCGGAGACCTCGGCGAGACCACCCGGCTGCTCATCGAGAACAACGAGCGCCCGCCGGTGCACCTGTGTGCCCGGCCGGGGCTGGCCGACGCGGCGGAGTTGGCCGACGCGGCCGGCGGCGCACCGGGGGCCTTCTCCCCGTACGCGGTCTATCTCGCTGGCGGGGCGCCCGGCGACCTGCCGGCGATCGCGCAGGGCCGCGCCCACGTGCAGGACGAGGGCTCCCAGTTGGTGGCCAACGCCCTGGCGGTGGCCCCGCTCGACGGCCCGGACGGGCACTGGCTGGACCTGTGTGCCGGCCCGGGCGGCAAGTCCGGCCTGCTCGGCGCCCTCGCCGCCCAGCGGGACGCGCGGGTGACCGCGGTGGAGGTCTCCGAGCACCGGGCCCGGCTGGTCACCCAGGCCACCCGGGGCCTGCCGGTGACCGTGCTGAACATCGACGGCCGCACCGTCGGCGCGGACCCGGACCTGCCGGAGGGGCACTTCGACCGGGTGCTGGTCGACGCGCCCTGCACCGGGCTGGGGTCGCTGCGCCGGCGGCCGGAGTCCCGCTGGCGGCGTCAGCCCTCGGACCTGCCCCCGCTGACCCGGTTGCAGCGCGAGCTGCTGGCCGCGGCGCTGCGCGCGACCCGTCCGGGTGGGCTGGTCGCCTACGTGACGTGCTCCCCGCACACCGTGGAGACGCACGTGACGGTGACCGAGGCGGCCCGCCGCTCCGGCGTGCCGGTCGACTTCGTCGACGCCCGGCCGCTGCTGCCGGCGGGGATGCCCGGTCTCGGCGCCGGGCCGACGGTGCAGCTGTGGCCACACCGGCACGGCACCGACGCGATGTTCCTCGCGATGCTTCGCCGCACCTGA
- the fmt gene encoding methionyl-tRNA formyltransferase yields MRVIFAGTPAVAVPALAAVAASRHELVAVVTRPDAPAGRGRGLVRSPVGAWADEHGIEVLTPARPREPEFLDRLRELAPDCVPVVAYGALVPPAALEIPRHGWINLHFSLLPAWRGAAPVQHAVLHGDELTGASVFQLEEGLDTGPVYGTLTDEIRPTDTSGDLLERLAHSGAGLLVAVLDAIDDGTARAEPQPADGVSLAPKLTVEDARVRWSDPAFAVDRRIRACTPAPGPWTTLRGERVKLGPVTPVPDGPELKPGELLVEKSRLLVGTATTPVRLGEVRAAGKRAMPATDWARGVRVTSGEELA; encoded by the coding sequence GTGCGCGTGATCTTCGCCGGTACGCCGGCCGTCGCCGTTCCCGCCCTGGCCGCCGTGGCGGCCTCCCGTCACGAGCTGGTCGCCGTGGTGACCCGGCCGGACGCTCCCGCCGGTCGTGGTCGTGGCCTGGTCCGCTCCCCGGTGGGGGCATGGGCCGACGAGCACGGCATCGAGGTGCTCACCCCCGCCCGGCCGCGTGAGCCCGAGTTCCTGGACCGGCTGCGCGAGCTGGCCCCCGACTGCGTCCCCGTGGTCGCCTACGGCGCGCTGGTGCCGCCGGCCGCCCTGGAGATCCCCCGCCACGGCTGGATCAACCTGCACTTCTCGCTGCTGCCCGCCTGGCGCGGGGCCGCGCCGGTGCAGCACGCCGTGCTGCACGGCGACGAGCTGACCGGCGCGAGCGTGTTCCAGCTGGAAGAAGGGCTGGACACCGGCCCGGTCTACGGCACGCTGACCGACGAGATCCGTCCGACCGACACGTCCGGCGACCTGCTGGAGCGGCTGGCCCACTCCGGTGCCGGTCTGCTGGTGGCCGTCCTCGACGCGATCGACGACGGCACCGCCCGGGCCGAGCCGCAGCCCGCCGACGGGGTGTCGCTGGCGCCGAAGCTGACCGTGGAGGACGCCCGGGTGCGCTGGTCCGATCCCGCCTTCGCGGTGGACCGGCGGATCCGGGCCTGCACCCCGGCGCCCGGCCCGTGGACGACGTTGCGGGGTGAGCGCGTCAAGCTGGGCCCGGTCACGCCGGTGCCCGACGGCCCGGAGCTGAAGCCGGGCGAGCTGCTGGTGGAGAAGTCCCGACTGCTGGTCGGCACGGCCACGACCCCGGTGCGGCTCGGCGAGGTCCGGGCGGCGGGCAAGCGGGCGATGCCGGCGACCGACTGGGCGCGGGGCGTCCGGGTCACGAGCGGGGAGGAACTCGCGTGA
- the def gene encoding peptide deformylase: MTVQPIRLFGDPVLRTPADPVVDFDVELRKLIADLTDTMREQNGAGLAAPQLGVGLRVFTFDVDDVVGHLVNPVLEFPDSEEQDGPEGCLSIPGLYFDTKRRQNVIAKGFNGYGDPMQIVGTGLMARCVQHETDHLDGVLFLDRLDPAGRKEAMKAIRQAEWYDPATPPMVKLNPHASGSLFGLGR; encoded by the coding sequence GTGACCGTCCAGCCCATCCGTCTGTTCGGGGATCCGGTGCTGCGCACGCCGGCCGATCCGGTGGTCGACTTCGACGTCGAGCTGCGCAAGCTCATCGCCGACCTGACCGACACGATGCGTGAGCAGAACGGCGCCGGCCTCGCCGCGCCGCAGCTCGGTGTGGGCCTGCGGGTGTTCACCTTCGACGTCGACGACGTGGTCGGCCATCTGGTCAACCCGGTGCTGGAGTTTCCCGACTCCGAGGAGCAGGACGGTCCCGAGGGCTGCCTGTCCATCCCCGGCCTCTACTTCGACACGAAGCGCCGGCAGAACGTGATCGCCAAGGGCTTCAACGGCTACGGCGACCCGATGCAGATCGTCGGCACCGGCCTGATGGCGCGCTGTGTGCAGCACGAGACCGACCACCTCGACGGGGTGCTCTTCCTGGACCGGCTGGACCCGGCCGGGCGCAAGGAGGCGATGAAGGCGATCCGCCAGGCGGAGTGGTACGACCCGGCCACCCCGCCGATGGTGAAGCTCAACCCGCACGCCTCCGGCAGCCTTTTCGGCCTGGGTCGGTGA
- a CDS encoding AAA family ATPase, whose amino-acid sequence MTVRQSIVFNGDLGSGKSTVSVQIAKRLGLRRVSVGDLYRQMAQDRQMTALQLNLHAELDQAVDGYVDQLQRDIAASGERLVMDSRLAWHFFTDALKVHMITEPGEAARRVLDRPSGPAESYASQEEAKAKLRERSESERGRFIVRYGVDKARLRNYDLICDTTRAPASEVIEHIIDAYEGRLCADVLRDAPPLLLLDPGRVYPTEDIAHLRDLWDSEFVGEVAAGGDEALEPLRIGYTGEYFFVVDGHRRLSAALQSGFRLVPAQLVAEVDEPVVGGMSAVDYFAAQARPGLIHDWEAAHRIKLPLPEHALLGGDAVLAGEAGTAV is encoded by the coding sequence GTGACCGTTCGTCAGTCGATCGTCTTCAATGGTGACCTCGGCAGCGGCAAGAGCACCGTCTCCGTTCAGATCGCCAAGCGGCTCGGCCTGCGCCGGGTCAGCGTCGGTGACCTCTACCGCCAGATGGCGCAGGACCGACAGATGACCGCGCTCCAGCTCAACCTGCACGCCGAGCTGGACCAGGCCGTCGATGGCTACGTCGACCAGCTCCAGCGGGACATCGCCGCCTCCGGCGAGCGGCTGGTCATGGACTCCCGGCTGGCCTGGCACTTCTTCACCGACGCGCTCAAGGTGCACATGATCACCGAGCCGGGCGAGGCGGCCCGCCGGGTGCTCGACCGTCCCTCCGGCCCGGCCGAGAGCTACGCCTCCCAGGAGGAGGCCAAGGCCAAGCTGCGGGAACGCAGCGAGAGCGAGCGCGGCCGGTTCATCGTCCGCTACGGGGTGGACAAGGCCCGGCTGCGCAACTACGACCTGATCTGCGACACCACCCGCGCCCCGGCCAGCGAGGTCATCGAGCACATCATCGACGCGTACGAGGGCCGGCTGTGCGCGGACGTGCTGCGCGACGCCCCGCCGCTGCTGCTGCTCGACCCGGGCCGGGTCTACCCGACCGAGGACATCGCCCACCTGCGTGACCTGTGGGACTCGGAGTTCGTCGGCGAGGTCGCCGCCGGCGGCGACGAGGCGCTGGAGCCGCTGCGGATCGGCTACACCGGGGAGTACTTCTTCGTCGTCGACGGGCACCGTCGGCTCAGCGCCGCCCTGCAGAGCGGCTTCCGGCTGGTGCCGGCCCAACTCGTCGCCGAGGTGGACGAGCCGGTGGTCGGTGGGATGAGCGCGGTGGACTACTTCGCCGCCCAGGCACGGCCCGGCCTGATCCACGACTGGGAGGCCGCCCACCGGATCAAGCTGCCGTTGCCCGAGCACGCCCTGCTCGGTGGCGACGCGGTCCTGGCCGGGGAGGCGGGCACCGCCGTCTGA
- a CDS encoding primosomal protein N': MPLAHLDRPFDYLVPAELDADAVPGARVKVRFAGQLVDGWLLERADDSGHTGRLAYLEKVVSPEPVLAPEVARLARAVADRYAGSLADVLRLAVPPRHARVEKDVRARALPAEGSTAPAEGSALPVEGSALPAGDATGPAGDATGPAGDATGPAGDATGPDGGPAGAGVAEPSDTPGGDQPRPGEDPGDPAPVAAPGPDAWRDYPAGPAMLRALADGRAPRAVWSALPGEDWPARYAEAVAASVAGGRGAVVVVADNRDLDRLDAALHDALGPGRHVCLSAALGPARRYRAFLAARRGEVAVVVGTRAAMFAPVARLGLVAIWDDGDDLHAEPRAPYPHARDVLLTRAHQGDTAALVGGYTRTAEAQLLVETGWAREVLPDRATVRARMPVIAPTGDDPQLARDPGAATARLPSLAWTTARESLRADLPVLVQVPRRGYLPSVACAECRTPARCPHCAGPLALPSAEGTPACRWCGRVAAAYACPECGGRRLRASVTGARRTAEELGRAFPGVPVRTSGREEVLATVPGGAGLVIATPGAEPVAEGGFGAVLLLDSWALLTRADLRAGEEALRRWLAAAALARPAATGGRVVVVADGALAPVQALLRWDAGWFAARELAERRELGFPPAVRMASVTGSPAAVADLLAEARLPAEAELLGPVPADGERERMLVRVPRARAAALAGALHSAAGVRAARKAADPVRLQVDPLALF; this comes from the coding sequence GTGCCGCTGGCCCACCTGGACCGCCCGTTCGACTACCTCGTCCCGGCCGAGCTGGACGCCGACGCCGTCCCCGGCGCACGGGTGAAGGTCCGCTTCGCGGGGCAGCTCGTCGACGGCTGGCTGCTGGAACGGGCCGACGACTCGGGACACACCGGCCGGCTGGCGTACCTGGAGAAGGTCGTCTCGCCGGAGCCGGTACTCGCGCCGGAGGTCGCCCGGCTGGCCCGGGCGGTCGCGGACCGCTACGCCGGCAGCCTCGCCGACGTGCTCCGCCTAGCCGTCCCGCCCCGGCACGCCCGGGTCGAGAAAGACGTCCGCGCCAGGGCCCTGCCCGCCGAGGGCTCCACCGCGCCCGCCGAGGGTTCCGCCCTGCCCGTCGAGGGTTCCGCCCTGCCCGCCGGGGACGCCACCGGGCCCGCCGGGGACGCCACCGGGCCCGCCGGGGACGCCACCGGGCCCGCCGGGGACGCCACCGGGCCGGACGGCGGCCCGGCCGGGGCGGGCGTCGCCGAACCGTCGGACACCCCGGGCGGCGACCAGCCGCGGCCCGGCGAGGACCCGGGGGACCCCGCTCCGGTGGCCGCACCCGGTCCCGACGCCTGGCGGGACTACCCGGCCGGGCCGGCCATGCTCCGGGCGCTCGCCGACGGTCGGGCCCCCCGGGCGGTCTGGTCGGCGCTGCCGGGGGAGGACTGGCCCGCCCGGTACGCCGAGGCTGTCGCCGCATCCGTGGCCGGCGGCCGGGGCGCGGTGGTGGTCGTCGCCGACAACCGCGACCTGGACCGCCTCGACGCCGCGCTGCACGACGCCCTGGGTCCGGGGCGGCACGTCTGTCTCTCCGCCGCGCTCGGCCCCGCCCGGCGCTACCGCGCGTTCCTCGCCGCCCGGCGCGGCGAGGTGGCGGTGGTGGTCGGGACCAGGGCCGCGATGTTCGCCCCGGTCGCCCGACTCGGGCTGGTGGCGATCTGGGACGACGGCGACGACCTGCACGCGGAGCCCCGCGCCCCCTACCCGCATGCCCGGGACGTGCTGCTCACCCGCGCCCACCAGGGCGACACCGCCGCCCTGGTGGGCGGGTACACCCGCACCGCCGAGGCACAGCTGCTGGTGGAGACCGGATGGGCCCGCGAGGTGCTGCCCGACCGGGCGACCGTCCGGGCCCGGATGCCGGTGATCGCGCCCACCGGCGACGACCCGCAGCTGGCCCGGGACCCCGGGGCGGCCACCGCCCGGCTGCCCAGCCTGGCCTGGACCACCGCCCGGGAGTCGCTCCGTGCCGACCTGCCGGTGCTGGTCCAGGTGCCCCGCCGTGGCTACCTGCCCTCGGTGGCCTGCGCCGAGTGCCGCACCCCGGCCCGGTGCCCGCACTGCGCCGGACCGCTCGCGCTGCCCTCCGCCGAGGGCACCCCGGCCTGCCGCTGGTGCGGGCGGGTCGCCGCCGCGTACGCCTGCCCGGAGTGTGGCGGACGGCGGCTGCGCGCCTCCGTCACCGGCGCCCGGCGCACCGCCGAGGAGCTGGGCCGGGCCTTCCCCGGCGTGCCGGTGCGCACCTCGGGCCGCGAGGAGGTGCTGGCCACGGTCCCGGGCGGCGCCGGCCTGGTCATCGCCACCCCCGGCGCCGAGCCGGTCGCCGAGGGTGGCTTCGGCGCGGTGCTGCTGCTCGACTCGTGGGCCTTGCTCACCCGGGCCGACCTGCGGGCGGGGGAGGAAGCGCTGCGCCGCTGGCTGGCGGCTGCCGCATTGGCCCGTCCCGCCGCCACGGGCGGCCGGGTGGTGGTGGTCGCCGACGGCGCCCTCGCCCCCGTGCAGGCGTTGCTGCGCTGGGACGCCGGCTGGTTCGCTGCCCGGGAACTGGCCGAGCGACGGGAACTGGGCTTCCCGCCGGCGGTGCGGATGGCCAGCGTGACCGGTTCGCCGGCCGCGGTGGCCGACCTGCTGGCCGAGGCCCGGCTGCCGGCGGAGGCCGAACTGCTCGGGCCGGTGCCGGCCGACGGGGAGCGGGAGCGGATGCTGGTCCGGGTGCCCCGGGCCCGGGCCGCCGCGCTGGCCGGCGCGCTGCACTCGGCGGCCGGGGTGCGCGCCGCCCGCAAGGCCGCCGACCCGGTCCGGCTCCAGGTCGATCCGCTGGCCCTCTTCTGA
- the metK gene encoding methionine adenosyltransferase: MTRRLFTSESVTEGHPDKIADQISDGILDALLAEDPRSRVAVETLITTGQVHIAGEVTTKAYADIPTIVRRTILDIGYDSSKKGFDGASCGVSVSIGAQSEDIAQGVDNAFELRTGASESALDAQGAGDQGMMFGFACSETPELMPLPIALAHRLARRLSQVRKDGTIPYLRPDGKTQVTIEYEGLRPVRLNTVVVSSQHAADISLDSLLTPDVREHVIAPELESLGLDTEGYRLLVNPTGRFEIGGPMGDAGLTGRKIIVDTYGGYARHGGGAFSGKDPSKVDRSAAYATRWVAKNVVAAGLAERCEVQVAYAIGKAHPVSLFVETFGTETVPVASIEKAVSEVFDLRPAAIIRDLNLLRPIYQQTAAYGHFGRELPDLTWESTDRAADLKSAAGA; encoded by the coding sequence GTGACACGCCGCCTCTTCACTTCCGAATCGGTCACGGAAGGCCACCCGGACAAGATCGCCGACCAGATTAGCGACGGTATTCTCGACGCCCTGCTCGCCGAGGATCCACGCAGCCGCGTCGCGGTGGAAACCCTGATCACCACCGGTCAGGTGCACATCGCGGGCGAGGTGACCACCAAGGCGTACGCCGACATCCCGACCATCGTCCGCCGGACCATCCTCGACATCGGCTACGACTCGTCGAAGAAGGGCTTCGACGGCGCCTCCTGCGGCGTCAGCGTCTCCATCGGTGCCCAGTCCGAGGACATCGCGCAGGGCGTCGACAACGCCTTCGAGTTGCGTACCGGGGCGTCGGAGAGCGCGCTGGACGCGCAGGGCGCCGGCGACCAGGGCATGATGTTCGGCTTCGCCTGCTCCGAGACACCGGAGCTGATGCCGCTGCCGATCGCCCTGGCCCACCGGCTGGCCCGACGGCTCTCCCAGGTCCGCAAGGACGGCACGATTCCCTACCTGCGCCCGGACGGCAAGACCCAGGTCACCATCGAGTACGAGGGGTTGCGCCCCGTCCGGCTGAACACCGTGGTCGTCTCCAGCCAGCACGCCGCGGACATCTCGCTGGACTCGTTGCTCACCCCCGATGTGCGCGAGCATGTCATCGCCCCGGAGCTGGAGAGCCTCGGCCTGGACACCGAGGGCTACCGGCTGCTGGTCAACCCGACCGGCCGGTTCGAGATCGGCGGCCCGATGGGCGACGCCGGCCTGACCGGACGAAAGATCATCGTCGACACGTACGGCGGCTACGCCCGGCACGGCGGTGGCGCGTTCTCCGGCAAGGACCCGTCGAAGGTCGACCGCTCGGCGGCGTACGCGACGCGGTGGGTGGCCAAGAACGTGGTCGCCGCCGGCCTGGCCGAGCGGTGCGAGGTCCAGGTCGCGTACGCGATCGGCAAGGCCCACCCGGTCAGCCTCTTCGTCGAGACCTTCGGCACCGAGACCGTGCCGGTCGCCTCGATCGAGAAGGCCGTCTCCGAGGTCTTCGACCTGCGCCCGGCCGCCATCATCCGGGACCTCAACCTGCTCCGTCCGATCTACCAGCAGACCGCTGCCTACGGCCATTTCGGCCGGGAGCTGCCGGATCTGACCTGGGAGAGCACCGACCGGGCCGCCGACCTCAAGTCGGCCGCGGGAGCCTGA